The stretch of DNA CAGCGTCATCCATGCTTTTTCACAATGGTTTGACAAAGAACTTCCCGTCCAACTGGCAAAACAGGATTGGAACGATATTCAGTATCGCTGGAGCCGGATTATTAAAGAGCAGAATCAGCGAATCGCCGAATACGGACATCAAATCAAGATTCAGCTTGGAACGACGTTGACCGCGCTGCTACTCATCGATTCCACATTCCTGCTGATTGGTCATGTCGGAGATTCACGCGTCTATCGAATGAATCAGACGGTTGAGATTATGACGGATGACCAGACAGTGGTTGGCAGAGAACTGAAACGCGGCCGGATAACGCCGGAGCAGGCAAAGAAAGATCCAAGACGAAATGTCCTTTTGCAGTGTATCGGAGCTTCGAAACTCGTGGAACCAGAGTTCATTCAAGGCAAGCCAGCACCGGGCGAAGTCTTTATGCTTTGTTCGGATGGATTCCGGCATATGATTTCGGAGGACGAAATTTTTCACGCTTTATCCCCACAAAGGTTGATGGATGAAGCGGCGATGGAACAAAAAGCGAGAGAACTAGTGGAACTGAATAAGCAGAGGAACGAAACAGATAATATCACTGTTTTGCTTGTGAAAATTCTGTAAGGATGGGGAATACTTTTGGCAGCTATTGGGTCGGTAATAGACGGTAAATACGAAATACTCAAGCTGAT from Bacillus sp. SLBN-46 encodes:
- a CDS encoding protein phosphatase 2C domain-containing protein encodes the protein MDVLTAAYTDIGIKKETNQDSYLLKIAETSVGKVVLAVICDGMGGLSQGEVASASVIHAFSQWFDKELPVQLAKQDWNDIQYRWSRIIKEQNQRIAEYGHQIKIQLGTTLTALLLIDSTFLLIGHVGDSRVYRMNQTVEIMTDDQTVVGRELKRGRITPEQAKKDPRRNVLLQCIGASKLVEPEFIQGKPAPGEVFMLCSDGFRHMISEDEIFHALSPQRLMDEAAMEQKARELVELNKQRNETDNITVLLVKIL